Below is a genomic region from Gammaproteobacteria bacterium.
GCACGACCAGCGCGAAGGTGATCGTGACCGGGATGGTGTCGAGTGACATGCCGAGGAGCCTGCGGTATCCGGTGGCCAGCCTGGAGAAGAACCGGTCGACGGCGTGCTCGAACCGTCCCGGTTCGTCAGCGGCCTTGAGGACGTGCGCGGACAACATGGGCGACAGGGTGAGCGCCACCACGCCGGAGACCAGGACCGCCCCCGCCAGGGTAAAGGCAAACTCGGTGAACAGTGTGCCGACCAGCCCCCCCATGAACCCGATCGGCGCGTAGACCGCCACCAGTGTGGTGGTCATCGCCACGATCGGCATTGCCAGCTCGCGGGCGCCCCGAATCGCCGCTTCGGTGCGTGTCTGACCCTCCTGGATGTGGCGGTGCACGTTCTCGATCACCACGATCGCATCGTCCACCACCAGGCCGATGGCCAGCACCATGGCCAGCAGGGTCAGCAGATTGATCGAGTAGCCCAGCAGCAGCATCAGGGTGCCAGCGCCGATCAGGGATAGCGGCACCGCCACCGCCGGTACCAGCGCGGCGCGCAGCGAGCCCAGCGAGAGAAAGATAACCGCCAGTACGATCAACACCGCCTCGGCCAGGGTGCGGAACACCTCCTCGATCGAGTCGTTGATGAAAACGCTGGCATCGTAGGGGATGTGCGCCGCCAGTCCTTCCGGCAACTGACTGCGGATGTCCGGCATGGCTTCGTGCACGCGTGCGGCCACCTCCAGCGGATTCGCGCCCGGCGCCGACTCGATGCCGATGAAGATGGCGGTCTTGCCCTTGTACCAGCTCGACGAATCGTAGTCCTCGGCACCGAGCTGGGTGGTCGCTACGTCGCTGATGCGCACCAGCGTACTGCCCGACTCGCGCACCACCAGACGTTCAAAATCCGTCGAATCGGACACGTCGGTGGTGGCGCTGAGATCGATCGCCACATAGTCACCCTTGGTCTGCCCGACGCCGGCGACATAATTGTTCGCCCGAAGGACGTTGCGCACGTCGCCGGCGGTCACGCCGAGCGCGGCCATGCGCAACGGATTCAGCCAGATGCGCATTGCGAAGACCTTGTTACCGATCAGCTCCGCCTTGGCCACACCCGGGATCGCCTGCAGCCGGGGTTGCACGACACGCCAAAGGTAGTCGGTGATCTGCGGCGGCGACATGGTGTCGCTGTAGAACGCCATGTACATCAGCGCGGTCGGGTCACCCGTGGTGGAGTCGATCACCGGGTCCTCGGCCTCGGCCGGCAGGACGTTGCGCTGGCTTGCGACCTTGGCCTGGATCTCGGCGACGGCGGCGTTGGGATCGTAATTGAGCTCCATCTGCGCCTCGATGACGGACACACCCTGGGTGCTGGTCGACGAGAGGTAGTCGATGCCGTTGGCCTCCGCGATGGCCTGCTGCAGGGGTGTCGTGATGAACCCCTTCACCAGGTCGGCGGAGGCACCGGGGTAGATCGTCGTCACCGTGACCACGGTGTCCCGGGTCTCGGGGTATTGGCGCACCTCCAGTGAGGCCAGGGAACGCAGGCCCACCACGAGGATCAGCAGGCTGACGACACTCGCCAGTACCGGCCGATGGATGAAGATGTCGGTAAACTTCACGGGTTGGAGTCGCGGGGCTCGAGTTCGACGCTGTTGTCGATCGTGACCGCCTGCCCGTTACGCAGCTTGACCTGCCCCGCGCTGACCACCCGGTCGCCCCCGGACAATCCCTCCAGGATCCGAACCCGGCCCTCTCGCTGCTCACCCGTATCGATCTGGATGCGGCGCACCGTGAGCTGCTCGCCGTCGCCCTCGACGAGGAACACCGAATCGCCGTAGGGGGTATAGGTAATGGCTGAGCGGGGCAGGGTGAGCACATCGTCCTGGCGCGGCAGGAGCACCCGGACGCGGGCGAACATGCCGGGACGCAATTTCTCCTGCGGATTGGGGAGCGTTGCCCGCACGCGGACGTTACGCGTCGTCTCCTGGATACGGGGCTCGATCGCCGTCACGCGTCCCTCGAAGCTCATCCCGGGCCAAGCCTTGACGGTGGCCTGCACCGACTGGTCGAGGGATATCAGCGGCAGGTCTCCCTCGGGGATGCTGAAGTCCAGGTAAACCGGATCCAGCAACTGCAGGGACACGAACTCCTGGCCTTCCGCGAGATACTGTCCGACATCCACCCTGCGGATCCCGAGCACACCGGAGAAGGGCGCTTCGATCTCTTTCTTCTCGATCAACTGCCGCTTGGCCTCAACCTGTGCGCGCGCATTGTCCAGCGCCGCCTCGGCCTGGTCGTAGTCGGAGCGGGAAATCGATTTCTTTTCCAGTAACTCGGCGAGACGGTCGAATTCCACCCTCGCCAGTCGGCTCTCCGCGATCAGTCCGGCGAGTTGCGCCCGGTCGACCCGTTCGTCGAGTTGTACCAGCAGATCGCCCTTGTTGACCCGACTTCCCGAAGTGAATGCGATCGACTCCACGATGCCAGGCACT
It encodes:
- a CDS encoding efflux RND transporter permease subunit, translating into MKFTDIFIHRPVLASVVSLLILVVGLRSLASLEVRQYPETRDTVVTVTTIYPGASADLVKGFITTPLQQAIAEANGIDYLSSTSTQGVSVIEAQMELNYDPNAAVAEIQAKVASQRNVLPAEAEDPVIDSTTGDPTALMYMAFYSDTMSPPQITDYLWRVVQPRLQAIPGVAKAELIGNKVFAMRIWLNPLRMAALGVTAGDVRNVLRANNYVAGVGQTKGDYVAIDLSATTDVSDSTDFERLVVRESGSTLVRISDVATTQLGAEDYDSSSWYKGKTAIFIGIESAPGANPLEVAARVHEAMPDIRSQLPEGLAAHIPYDASVFINDSIEEVFRTLAEAVLIVLAVIFLSLGSLRAALVPAVAVPLSLIGAGTLMLLLGYSINLLTLLAMVLAIGLVVDDAIVVIENVHRHIQEGQTRTEAAIRGARELAMPIVAMTTTLVAVYAPIGFMGGLVGTLFTEFAFTLAGAVLVSGVVALTLSPMLSAHVLKAADEPGRFEHAVDRFFSRLATGYRRLLGMSLDTIPVTITFALVVLVSIWFMFTMSKRELAPTEDQSILFFQARAPQTATIDYDEAYGRRIVELFETVPEYHEGFFLLGFGGDPSVVFGGFKMLPPSQRARSQSEVQPEVQGKLATVAGFQTAVFPRPSLPGAGRGLPLQFVINSDADYRRLDEVADEIVGRGMASGLFMFLRKSIEFDRPRTRIVIDRDLAGDLGIDMGQIGGDLATLLGGSYVNRFSLEGRSYKVIPQVEQRFRLNHEQLDDYYIRTDSDELVPLSTIVSFEKTVEPGKRTQFQQLNSVTVEGIMAPGVTQGDAIDFLEAQAAEVFPRGFTYDFAGESRQFARQGSALVVTFFLSVLVIYLVLAGQFESWRDPVIILVSVPMSIAGALAFLMIGFATINIYTQVGLITLIGLIAKNGILIVEFANQLQIREGLDKREAVERAASIRLRPILMTTAAMVLAMAPLLTAYGPGAVSRFDIGLVIASGLGIGTLFTLFVVPAFYLLLARTHVQPGSDMQAADLR
- a CDS encoding efflux RND transporter periplasmic adaptor subunit; translation: MVRRLVWLTLFLALLFGGLFGLKFHQERQMQAMLGVAPPPATVAVSTVERSSWQPFLQSVGSLVAAAGIHVATEVPGIVESIAFTSGSRVNKGDLLVQLDERVDRAQLAGLIAESRLARVEFDRLAELLEKKSISRSDYDQAEAALDNARAQVEAKRQLIEKKEIEAPFSGVLGIRRVDVGQYLAEGQEFVSLQLLDPVYLDFSIPEGDLPLISLDQSVQATVKAWPGMSFEGRVTAIEPRIQETTRNVRVRATLPNPQEKLRPGMFARVRVLLPRQDDVLTLPRSAITYTPYGDSVFLVEGDGEQLTVRRIQIDTGEQREGRVRILEGLSGGDRVVSAGQVKLRNGQAVTIDNSVELEPRDSNP